The following are encoded in a window of Carya illinoinensis cultivar Pawnee chromosome 15, C.illinoinensisPawnee_v1, whole genome shotgun sequence genomic DNA:
- the LOC122296819 gene encoding uncharacterized mitochondrial protein AtMg00820-like, which translates to MTTHSQVGIVKLKQFFDGTIKYPLPKALFTKKVEIPDEPTCYNEVVKYKEWCHAMDQEFLALMKNGTWTLTSRRPGMNVVGNKWVFQSKLNSDGTLNQGKTCLVAKGYNQQPSIDYADTFSSIVKPATIRVVLSHAVSLAGLFIKLM; encoded by the coding sequence ATGACCACACACTCACAAGTTGGCATCGTTAAACTGAAACAATTTTTTGATGGGACTATCAAGTACCCTCTTCCTAAGGCCTTGTTTACGAAGAAAGTGGAGATTCCGGATGAACCTACATGCTATAATGAGGTTGTAAAATACAAAGAGTGGTGCCATGCCATGGACCAAGAGTTCTTAGCACTCATGAAAAATGGCACTTGGACTCTTACTTCTCGACGTCCAGGTATGAATGTTGTGGGAAACAAGTGGGTGTTCCAGTCCAAACTCAACTCCGATGGGACTCTCAATCAGGGTAAAACTTGCCTTGTTGCTAAGGGCTATAATCAACAACCAAGTATTGACTATGCTGATACCTTCAGTTCTATAGTCAAACCTGCCACCATTAGGGTAGTTCTCTCCCATGCTGTCTCTCTGGCTGGCCTCTTCATCAAATTGATGTGA